One genomic region from Evansella sp. LMS18 encodes:
- a CDS encoding organic hydroperoxide resistance protein translates to MEKVLTSRATAQGGREGHVKSDDSMIDLELTMPGSGSSKEGTNPEQLFAAGYAACYDGALNLMAKKSKKEIESETTAEVSLLKDPEDDGFKIAVELIVEIKGVSQDEAKELTDKAHEFCPYSKATRGNIEVNITPKAV, encoded by the coding sequence ATGGAAAAAGTCCTCACTTCACGTGCAACCGCACAGGGCGGCAGAGAAGGACATGTAAAATCTGATGATAGTATGATTGATCTTGAGCTGACAATGCCAGGGTCCGGTTCGTCCAAGGAAGGAACAAATCCGGAGCAGCTGTTCGCGGCTGGCTATGCGGCATGTTATGACGGTGCTTTAAATCTGATGGCGAAAAAGTCGAAAAAAGAGATTGAATCTGAAACTACCGCGGAAGTAAGCCTTCTGAAGGATCCGGAAGATGACGGGTTCAAAATTGCTGTGGAGCTGATTGTGGAGATTAAAGGCGTATCACAGGATGAGGCGAAAGAGCTTACAGATAAGGCGCACGAATTTTGCCCATATTCAAAGGCGACAAGAGGAAATATTGAGGTGAACATTACTCCAAAAGCAGTATAA
- the mutM gene encoding bifunctional DNA-formamidopyrimidine glycosylase/DNA-(apurinic or apyrimidinic site) lyase yields MPELPEMENYRRIFNEKLAGQRITKTEVTREKTVNLLLPQFASELQNATLTTVERRAKHLIFRLDSGKSLLLHLMLGGWMYIGGGEDSPDRTKQVTLSFGGQDLFFIGLRLGYLHLLTQDQMEEKLAELGPEPLSHGFTKENFRDLLSNRRSMLKTLLVNQKFIAGIGNLYSDEICFNARLHPTRPVNELSGEEVSALYEGIKSVLKRGISLGGYMDEPVFKGDELTGSYNNNCYVYDREGEPCTRCSAPLIKYEISSRKTFYCRNCQK; encoded by the coding sequence GTGCCGGAACTGCCAGAGATGGAAAATTACAGACGGATATTTAATGAAAAGCTTGCTGGACAAAGAATAACCAAAACAGAAGTGACAAGGGAAAAGACAGTAAATCTTCTTTTACCCCAGTTTGCTTCAGAGCTGCAGAACGCCACACTGACTACTGTGGAACGGAGAGCGAAGCACCTTATTTTCAGGCTGGACTCAGGGAAAAGTCTTTTGCTTCATCTTATGCTTGGAGGATGGATGTATATCGGAGGTGGGGAAGACAGCCCGGACCGGACGAAGCAGGTAACTTTGTCCTTTGGAGGCCAGGATCTCTTTTTTATCGGTCTGAGGCTTGGTTACTTACACTTGCTGACTCAGGATCAGATGGAGGAAAAGCTGGCTGAACTGGGGCCTGAACCTTTAAGCCATGGTTTTACAAAAGAAAATTTTCGGGATCTCCTCTCTAACAGGAGAAGTATGCTGAAAACATTACTTGTTAACCAGAAGTTTATAGCTGGGATTGGAAACTTATATTCCGATGAAATCTGCTTTAATGCAAGGTTGCATCCGACACGGCCGGTAAACGAATTGTCAGGAGAAGAAGTGAGCGCCCTTTATGAAGGCATAAAATCAGTGCTGAAGCGAGGAATATCACTTGGCGGATATATGGATGAACCAGTATTCAAAGGGGACGAGCTTACAGGCAGCTATAATAATAATTGTTATGTTTATGATAGAGAAGGGGAGCCGTGTACCCGATGCAGTGCTCCACTGATAAAATACGAAATTTCGTCCAGGAAAACATTTTACTGCCGTAACTGCCAGAAATAA
- a CDS encoding M20/M25/M40 family metallo-hydrolase, which translates to MTKKFSLITLTAMLFFSTMFVINPGLNLSSSGGSTAFAEAPGKSASAFDRKITARFSSDNAMEHIYHLSVEIGPRVAGTEEEWETAEYIQNELESYGYNTHIQEFGIPDRVEGSLTASYTDDAIPMRLATGSAGTDAEGLTAEIYHAGLGYPEDFTEEAEGKIALIQRGGFTFWEKTVNAAEADAAGVIIYDNSASSNPFTPSLGGNVAPVPVMGITMADGEAMAAAAAEGHTATIQVTAFENQTSPNVIAVKEPKGGPPTGEDPEIVYVTAHFDSVPGSPGASDNASGTGTALELARIMKAYPTEKEIRFVFVGAEEIGLLGARHYVSELSDDEISRSAANFNMDMVGTAWEQATALYVNVVDGQPNAVWQAASAAAERLGNDTLVLFQRGASDHVAFHDAGIDAANFIRREPGTASLEPWYHTPEDTFDKISQERIQEAGELIGSAIYDFSSRTVPGRGPGGR; encoded by the coding sequence ATGACAAAGAAATTCAGTCTTATAACTTTAACAGCTATGCTATTTTTCTCAACTATGTTTGTCATTAATCCAGGTTTGAATCTTTCCTCGTCCGGAGGTTCGACTGCTTTTGCGGAAGCACCTGGAAAATCCGCTTCTGCGTTCGACCGTAAAATTACAGCAAGGTTCAGCTCCGATAATGCGATGGAACATATTTACCACCTTTCTGTAGAGATCGGCCCCCGTGTTGCAGGTACTGAGGAAGAATGGGAAACAGCCGAGTATATACAAAATGAGCTTGAAAGCTATGGCTACAACACACATATTCAGGAATTCGGCATTCCTGACAGGGTGGAAGGTTCACTTACCGCCTCTTATACTGACGATGCGATTCCGATGCGTCTCGCTACCGGGTCTGCAGGTACTGATGCAGAAGGGCTCACTGCGGAAATCTATCATGCCGGACTCGGGTATCCTGAAGACTTCACAGAAGAAGCTGAAGGAAAAATCGCTCTCATTCAGCGCGGCGGATTTACCTTCTGGGAGAAAACGGTGAACGCAGCAGAAGCAGACGCTGCGGGAGTTATAATCTATGACAATTCAGCAAGCTCCAATCCTTTTACACCCAGCCTTGGAGGAAATGTTGCACCTGTCCCGGTAATGGGGATAACTATGGCTGACGGTGAAGCGATGGCTGCTGCCGCTGCAGAGGGGCACACTGCCACCATTCAGGTTACAGCTTTTGAGAACCAGACTTCCCCTAATGTGATTGCCGTTAAAGAACCTAAAGGGGGACCGCCAACTGGCGAAGATCCTGAAATTGTCTATGTTACCGCTCATTTTGACAGTGTTCCAGGATCCCCCGGGGCAAGCGATAACGCTTCCGGTACAGGGACAGCTTTAGAGCTTGCGAGAATTATGAAAGCGTATCCAACGGAAAAAGAGATTCGCTTTGTTTTTGTAGGCGCGGAAGAAATTGGGTTACTGGGAGCAAGGCATTATGTGAGCGAGCTTTCGGATGATGAAATCAGCCGCAGCGCAGCCAATTTTAATATGGACATGGTAGGGACTGCCTGGGAACAGGCTACAGCACTTTATGTGAATGTAGTGGACGGGCAGCCGAACGCTGTATGGCAGGCTGCAAGCGCAGCTGCGGAACGCCTTGGGAACGATACTCTCGTACTCTTCCAGAGGGGTGCATCCGACCATGTTGCTTTCCATGACGCAGGTATTGATGCCGCAAACTTTATAAGAAGAGAACCTGGCACAGCCAGTCTTGAACCTTGGTACCATACTCCGGAGGATACTTTCGATAAGATAAGTCAGGAACGTATCCAGGAAGCTGGAGAATTGATTGGTTCGGCAATCTATGATTTCAGCAGCAGAACTGTTCCAGGTCGCGGGCCTGGAGGACGATAA
- a CDS encoding cation diffusion facilitator family transporter: MNSLIKTEKGILTISVYSAVVFSVAGVLLGILSMSQMILFDGLYSFISVVLSLLSLGAAQYIRKNDFQRFPFGKEIIEPIVLIVKYTVILVLCSGAFISAAAALFTGGRETALGYALLYAVLSAGGCYIVYKFLNRKQQTIRSGFIKAEANQWKMDMYLSFAVLGGFIVTALASAAGFSFITPYMDPVMVLLVSGYFIKVPLTEIVKAFKEVLEMAPDKEIQQQISGTIKKVTAHHNFEESFLRVSKVGSKLYVEVDFVLQTESNVKTVEQQDQVREEIADGIKKINYDKWLSVSFTKDRKWAV, encoded by the coding sequence ATGAATAGCTTGATTAAAACAGAAAAAGGAATCCTCACTATATCTGTATACAGTGCAGTCGTTTTTTCTGTTGCCGGGGTACTGCTCGGTATTTTAAGTATGTCACAGATGATTCTGTTTGATGGTCTGTATTCTTTTATAAGCGTGGTGCTGTCACTCCTTTCTCTCGGAGCGGCACAATATATCCGTAAAAATGATTTTCAGCGTTTTCCTTTTGGAAAAGAAATTATTGAACCGATCGTCTTAATTGTAAAGTACACTGTTATACTCGTCCTCTGTTCCGGTGCTTTTATCTCGGCCGCCGCTGCCTTATTCACAGGGGGAAGGGAAACAGCCTTAGGATATGCTCTTTTATATGCTGTCCTGTCTGCAGGCGGCTGCTATATCGTATATAAATTTTTAAACAGGAAACAGCAGACGATTCGTTCAGGCTTTATTAAAGCAGAGGCAAACCAGTGGAAAATGGATATGTATTTAAGTTTTGCCGTACTCGGTGGTTTTATCGTTACTGCCCTAGCCTCTGCTGCCGGGTTCAGTTTCATAACTCCATATATGGACCCTGTGATGGTACTTCTTGTTTCAGGATATTTCATTAAAGTACCACTCACTGAAATAGTAAAAGCTTTTAAGGAAGTACTGGAGATGGCTCCCGATAAAGAGATCCAGCAGCAAATCAGCGGAACAATAAAGAAAGTTACTGCACACCATAACTTTGAAGAATCTTTTTTAAGAGTCTCCAAAGTTGGAAGCAAGCTTTATGTAGAAGTGGATTTTGTCCTGCAGACTGAATCCAACGTAAAAACTGTGGAACAGCAGGACCAGGTGAGGGAAGAAATAGCTGACGGCATAAAAAAAATCAACTATGATAAATGGCTGTCTGTTTCCTTTACGAAAGACAGGAAATGGGCAGTTTAG
- a CDS encoding TetR family transcriptional regulator: MGNVKNEKYEKLLDAAFKVMQEKGFEKASVSHIVKEAGVAQGTFYLYFSSKSAVVPAMAEKILHEQLAELKGRLPDETDIYETIRSIIDVSFEMTERYKEVIIFCYSGMAFHHSFDRWEQIYLPYYSWLEARLQHAAESKAIQTDVKMDYLAKMIVGLIENSAENCYLSQQEGSPEQYKEEVNKFILKALQQ; the protein is encoded by the coding sequence TTGGGAAATGTAAAGAACGAAAAATATGAAAAACTGCTTGATGCTGCCTTTAAAGTGATGCAGGAAAAGGGGTTTGAGAAAGCTTCCGTTTCTCATATCGTAAAGGAAGCAGGTGTTGCACAAGGTACGTTCTACCTTTATTTTTCTTCCAAAAGTGCTGTAGTGCCTGCGATGGCTGAAAAGATTCTTCATGAGCAGCTGGCCGAATTAAAAGGAAGGCTGCCGGATGAAACTGATATTTATGAAACGATACGAAGTATAATAGACGTCTCCTTTGAGATGACGGAAAGGTATAAAGAGGTCATTATCTTCTGCTATTCCGGTATGGCCTTTCACCATTCCTTCGACCGGTGGGAACAAATATACCTGCCATACTACAGCTGGCTGGAAGCCCGGCTTCAGCATGCCGCTGAATCAAAAGCCATCCAAACGGATGTAAAGATGGACTATCTGGCAAAAATGATCGTTGGTTTGATAGAAAACTCCGCGGAAAACTGCTATCTTTCGCAGCAGGAAGGCAGTCCGGAACAGTATAAGGAAGAAGTTAATAAATTTATTTTAAAAGCTCTTCAGCAGTAA
- a CDS encoding DUF3238 domain-containing protein, which produces MKINSVELRSGGITFTWEGEGSIYRIFRDDDLIFKDRGNKLEDNDLIPGEVCIYTLEGLEHEDDEEPAEKLMLQVTTGPKTRNPDNILQEMSMAAAVSATQTELFWEEIEGAGTYDVYKNGEKVTVTDTPRFKDEDTDPGEYAIYWIMAERPLEDSEESLKRQKSLIARAFGAVNPDLSQEEPAMEKFRIMKKIGPTGNLLKQDTEDITDDTGKRWELRYTTFLGEKLLENPNVLSAERYFEGDGRGFDAGSEHYRTRADISINFSEAVPDVKLEGKTGTSRSFDQDKELREEEAASNEGIVLKNIRKDGENLLFTLDHSVGNPLVASPEVKYEVHVVFNRNGYFDIAGKHDQSPNHEVYLKGGNSEDWEAIHQAENKGLAWMAPPIANQHWRSSNFE; this is translated from the coding sequence ATGAAAATAAACTCGGTCGAACTCCGTTCAGGCGGTATTACGTTTACCTGGGAAGGGGAAGGGAGCATTTACCGTATTTTCCGTGATGATGATCTCATATTTAAAGACAGGGGAAATAAGCTGGAGGATAACGATCTTATCCCTGGGGAAGTTTGTATTTATACACTTGAAGGTCTGGAACATGAAGACGATGAAGAGCCTGCAGAAAAATTAATGCTGCAGGTTACGACAGGGCCAAAGACGAGAAATCCTGATAATATTCTTCAGGAGATGAGCATGGCAGCAGCCGTTTCTGCAACACAAACGGAACTCTTCTGGGAGGAAATCGAGGGGGCAGGAACCTATGATGTGTATAAAAATGGCGAAAAAGTGACAGTAACAGATACTCCCCGATTTAAAGACGAGGATACTGATCCTGGTGAATACGCCATTTACTGGATTATGGCTGAACGGCCGCTGGAGGACTCCGAGGAAAGCCTGAAAAGACAAAAGTCGTTAATTGCCAGGGCTTTTGGAGCAGTTAACCCTGATTTATCCCAAGAGGAACCGGCAATGGAAAAATTCCGGATAATGAAAAAAATCGGGCCTACCGGAAATTTGCTTAAACAGGATACCGAGGATATCACAGACGATACAGGGAAGCGCTGGGAATTGCGCTATACGACATTCTTAGGAGAAAAGCTGCTTGAGAATCCAAATGTCCTGTCGGCTGAGAGGTATTTTGAAGGTGACGGAAGAGGCTTTGATGCTGGAAGTGAGCATTATCGTACAAGAGCCGATATTTCCATAAATTTCAGTGAAGCGGTACCTGATGTAAAACTGGAAGGGAAGACAGGGACATCCAGGTCATTTGACCAGGATAAGGAACTCAGGGAAGAAGAGGCAGCTTCTAATGAAGGAATAGTCCTGAAAAACATTCGGAAAGACGGAGAAAATCTGCTCTTTACACTGGATCATTCTGTAGGTAATCCTCTCGTTGCTTCACCTGAGGTTAAATATGAAGTGCATGTTGTATTTAACCGGAACGGTTATTTTGATATCGCTGGAAAGCATGACCAGTCGCCAAACCATGAGGTTTACTTAAAGGGGGGGAACAGCGAGGACTGGGAGGCAATCCACCAGGCGGAAAATAAAGGCCTGGCATGGATGGCTCCTCCGATAGCAAATCAGCATTGGCGAAGCTCCAACTTTGAGTAA
- a CDS encoding thiol-disulfide oxidoreductase DCC family protein, whose protein sequence is MANPIVLFDGDCNFCDSSVQFILKRDKEEKFYFTALQSKAGEELQEKHNVSSDIDSMVLIDGDKVYYKSGAALRIARHLKGLWKLSYIFIIVPPPIRNAVYNIIANNRYKWFGKKEESCALPSPEVRKRFL, encoded by the coding sequence ATGGCTAACCCAATTGTTTTATTTGATGGTGACTGCAACTTTTGCGACTCAAGTGTGCAATTTATTTTAAAGCGTGATAAAGAGGAGAAATTCTATTTTACCGCCTTACAAAGCAAGGCAGGCGAGGAGCTGCAGGAAAAACATAATGTCTCCTCTGATATTGACAGTATGGTCCTGATCGATGGAGATAAAGTTTATTATAAATCCGGAGCTGCCCTGAGAATCGCAAGGCATCTTAAAGGACTGTGGAAGCTCTCTTATATCTTTATTATCGTCCCGCCCCCGATCCGGAACGCGGTATATAATATTATTGCAAACAACAGATATAAGTGGTTCGGAAAAAAAGAAGAGAGCTGTGCCCTCCCATCTCCTGAAGTTAGGAAAAGGTTCCTCTAA
- a CDS encoding pyridoxamine 5'-phosphate oxidase family protein, whose product MEQHEINQEIKRILNESKLGSLTTMKKDGQPFSRYMIFRNEGYTLYAVSSRNTDKVRDILNNNKVHILIGFSGFGKPFVDMTAEATIHEDESLRKKFWHENFRKYLNGPDDPNYIVIRCEPAVVRLMSHPQLDGPAVLTSEKV is encoded by the coding sequence ATGGAACAGCATGAAATCAATCAGGAAATAAAGCGTATTTTAAACGAAAGCAAATTAGGAAGCCTGACTACAATGAAAAAGGACGGGCAGCCATTTTCCAGGTATATGATTTTTCGAAATGAAGGGTACACCCTTTACGCAGTATCAAGCAGGAATACAGATAAAGTTCGGGATATTCTTAACAATAACAAGGTGCATATCCTGATTGGCTTTTCCGGTTTTGGGAAACCCTTCGTTGATATGACAGCAGAAGCAACCATCCATGAGGATGAGAGTCTAAGGAAGAAATTCTGGCATGAAAATTTCCGCAAATACCTTAATGGACCCGATGACCCGAATTATATAGTCATTCGTTGTGAGCCGGCTGTGGTTCGTCTGATGAGCCATCCTCAGCTTGATGGTCCGGCCGTCTTAACTTCTGAAAAAGTGTAG
- a CDS encoding erythromycin esterase family protein — translation MQKTDNLIAYIEKHAAPFSRTEDLEPLIKEASKARYVLLGEASHGTSEFYTIRAEITKHLIEQHDFSFVAVEGDWPPCFEVNRYVKGMAPEYSTARDVLRSFNRWPQWMWANEEMISLIEWMKEFNEKQPAGKQAGFYGLDVYSLWESMEAIIEYLEKIKSPDVEKAKHAFECFEPFNKKPEKYGVSAAYYGEDCMEEMLDMLRTLRQNKNTYDDDLEASLNMQANAVAATNAEAYYHAMVSQDTESWNIRDKHMMEALRIISDHYGTGTKGIIWEHNTHIGDARATDMASEGMVNVGQLAREMYGEEEVYAVGFGTHRGTVIAGAKWGAIPEKLVVPKGVAGSWEDLLHQAGSFNKFIIFNKENRKYFRDIIGHRAIGVVYHPEAEHLGNYVPSRISERYDAFVHADETKALTPLNI, via the coding sequence ATGCAAAAAACTGATAACTTAATTGCATATATTGAAAAGCATGCTGCTCCTTTTTCCCGCACGGAAGATCTTGAACCATTGATTAAGGAAGCGTCAAAAGCAAGGTACGTACTCCTTGGAGAAGCGTCCCACGGAACATCAGAATTTTATACAATAAGGGCTGAAATTACTAAGCATCTTATTGAACAGCATGATTTTTCCTTTGTAGCAGTCGAAGGAGACTGGCCCCCCTGCTTTGAAGTAAATCGCTACGTTAAAGGCATGGCTCCGGAGTACTCCACTGCCCGTGATGTGCTCCGTTCATTTAACCGCTGGCCTCAATGGATGTGGGCAAATGAGGAAATGATCTCCCTCATTGAGTGGATGAAGGAGTTTAATGAAAAACAGCCCGCCGGAAAGCAGGCTGGCTTTTACGGGCTCGATGTATACAGCCTCTGGGAATCCATGGAGGCGATAATAGAATACCTGGAGAAAATTAAGTCCCCTGATGTGGAAAAGGCAAAACATGCCTTTGAATGCTTTGAGCCATTTAACAAAAAGCCGGAAAAATACGGCGTATCTGCAGCATATTATGGCGAAGACTGTATGGAAGAAATGCTGGATATGCTGCGGACACTAAGGCAGAACAAAAATACGTATGACGATGACCTGGAAGCCTCGTTAAACATGCAGGCAAACGCAGTTGCTGCGACGAATGCTGAAGCATATTACCACGCCATGGTAAGCCAGGATACAGAATCATGGAATATCCGTGACAAGCATATGATGGAAGCTCTTCGTATTATTAGCGACCACTACGGTACAGGGACAAAAGGGATCATCTGGGAGCACAACACTCATATAGGAGACGCCAGGGCTACAGACATGGCCAGTGAAGGGATGGTGAATGTGGGGCAGCTGGCCCGGGAAATGTATGGAGAGGAAGAAGTTTATGCGGTAGGCTTCGGCACCCACAGAGGCACGGTCATCGCAGGCGCAAAGTGGGGAGCTATCCCTGAAAAGCTGGTAGTTCCTAAAGGAGTTGCAGGAAGCTGGGAAGACCTCCTTCACCAGGCAGGTTCTTTTAATAAGTTTATTATTTTTAATAAGGAAAACCGGAAGTATTTCAGAGATATTATCGGGCACCGGGCAATTGGTGTCGTTTACCATCCTGAAGCGGAACACCTTGGAAACTATGTCCCTTCCCGGATTTCAGAGCGGTATGACGCGTTCGTCCATGCAGACGAAACAAAAGCACTAACTCCATTGAATATCTAG
- a CDS encoding cytochrome P450 has product MKVKTPIPKAKGIDNSMSLIKEGFHFLPNRREELGSDIFETRLMGKKAVCMSGEEAAEVFYDNDKFKRKGALPKPLQLSLFGTGSVHALDGEAHKNRKRMFLSMFTPERVEDMNRIALKHLDNKVNQWQKRDKVILIDEMHEILTRAGCEWAGVPLKEEEVEQRTAEVGQMIDSFGGSLSRWRNGKKARDSHEEWLEGIIKKIRKGKMEVPANTAAYIVAHHRELNGKRLDSRQAAIELSNSFRPLIATAYFLTLGAVAMHEHPETMEKLKKDEGNYSHMFSQEVRRYYPFVPAMAAKVKKDFVWHDYKFKKDTLVVLDIFGTNRHPDNWEKADEFIPERFKDWKGSPFSFIPQGGGDHHIGHRCAGEWLTVMVMRSFFKYFVNNMTYHVPEQNLAYSLERMPTFPKSGFVITDVKKASDSGEKMQEMMHNPITVK; this is encoded by the coding sequence ATGAAAGTAAAAACCCCGATTCCTAAAGCTAAGGGCATCGACAACTCTATGTCCCTTATTAAGGAAGGATTCCACTTTCTCCCTAACAGACGTGAGGAGCTTGGATCTGATATTTTTGAAACAAGACTTATGGGGAAAAAAGCTGTATGTATGAGCGGTGAAGAAGCAGCTGAAGTCTTTTATGATAACGATAAATTCAAACGAAAAGGAGCTCTTCCAAAGCCGCTCCAACTATCGCTTTTCGGAACAGGCAGTGTCCATGCCCTGGATGGTGAAGCACATAAAAACAGAAAGCGGATGTTCCTTTCCATGTTCACTCCTGAGAGAGTCGAGGATATGAACAGAATCGCCCTGAAGCACCTTGATAACAAAGTTAATCAATGGCAAAAGCGGGATAAAGTTATCTTAATTGATGAAATGCATGAAATTCTCACCCGTGCAGGATGTGAATGGGCCGGTGTGCCGTTGAAGGAAGAAGAAGTGGAACAGCGGACCGCGGAAGTTGGCCAGATGATTGACTCATTCGGAGGGTCTCTCTCCAGATGGCGGAACGGCAAAAAGGCTCGTGACAGCCATGAGGAATGGCTCGAGGGAATTATTAAGAAAATCCGCAAAGGGAAAATGGAAGTTCCGGCAAACACTGCCGCATACATTGTCGCCCACCACAGAGAATTAAACGGCAAACGGCTGGACAGCAGACAGGCGGCGATTGAACTGAGCAATTCCTTCCGCCCGCTTATCGCTACTGCATACTTCCTGACTCTTGGAGCGGTAGCCATGCATGAGCACCCGGAAACTATGGAAAAGCTCAAAAAAGATGAAGGAAATTACAGCCATATGTTCTCACAGGAAGTAAGGCGTTACTACCCGTTTGTTCCTGCCATGGCTGCTAAAGTAAAGAAAGACTTCGTATGGCACGATTATAAATTCAAGAAGGACACGCTTGTAGTGCTTGATATCTTCGGGACAAACCGCCATCCTGACAATTGGGAAAAAGCGGATGAGTTTATTCCTGAAAGGTTTAAAGACTGGAAAGGAAGCCCGTTTTCCTTTATTCCCCAAGGAGGCGGAGACCATCATATCGGCCACCGCTGTGCCGGTGAATGGCTGACGGTTATGGTAATGCGCTCATTCTTTAAATATTTTGTTAACAATATGACTTACCATGTCCCTGAACAAAACCTTGCTTACAGCCTAGAGAGGATGCCTACATTCCCAAAGAGCGGCTTCGTAATCACCGACGTGAAAAAAGCATCCGACTCAGGAGAAAAAATGCAGGAAATGATGCACAATCCAATTACAGTGAAATAA
- a CDS encoding IS1182 family transposase yields the protein MFKYYNMNQVVLPLDLEVKLQENDIAFTVHDLVEQIPNEAFVSFLRETGCPAYHPRMMMKVILCAYTQSVFSGRKIEALLKDSIRMMWLAQGYEPSYRTINRFRVHEDVKELLRQCFVQFRCQLVQEKLIEEEAIFIDGTKIEANANKFTFVWRKATEKYSAALVEKSNQMYEELLEKNIIPEIERENLEELSAKELLDVVGKLDEKVEEFDRKIEESTEGKERKQLRSKRKGPKQYLKQYKDFLVRKQKYQNDMSIFGERNSYSKTDQDATFMRMKDDYMKNGQLKAGYNVQIATEGQYTLAFDVFANPTDTRTLIPFLDKIEEGFFKLPQYIVADAGYGSEQNYEDVINHRECTPLITYNMYRKEKKKRYKNNEFNSANWEYDEETDSFLCPNGQKLTFRYLSNRKDKGSFTRTFKVYQCEDCSDCPFRSQCTKAKEGHNRKIQYNEKWEQQKEYIRQKLSDEKTGEIYGKRKIDVEPVFGFLKANLGFTRMSVRGKEKVKNELGFAFMAVNLRKYTAKNR from the coding sequence ATGTTTAAATATTATAACATGAATCAAGTGGTTTTGCCGTTAGATTTAGAAGTAAAACTCCAGGAAAATGATATAGCTTTCACCGTTCATGACCTCGTGGAACAGATCCCAAATGAAGCATTCGTTAGCTTTTTACGTGAAACTGGCTGTCCTGCTTACCATCCGCGGATGATGATGAAAGTAATTTTATGTGCATACACACAATCTGTTTTCTCCGGAAGAAAGATCGAGGCGTTATTAAAGGATAGTATCCGTATGATGTGGCTGGCTCAAGGATATGAACCGAGTTACCGTACTATCAATCGCTTCCGTGTCCACGAAGACGTAAAAGAACTACTACGCCAGTGCTTCGTCCAGTTTCGCTGCCAGCTTGTGCAGGAAAAACTCATTGAAGAAGAAGCGATTTTTATTGATGGAACGAAAATCGAAGCGAACGCCAACAAGTTTACCTTTGTCTGGCGTAAAGCGACGGAAAAATACAGTGCAGCTTTGGTGGAGAAGTCCAACCAAATGTATGAAGAATTACTGGAAAAGAACATTATTCCGGAAATAGAACGGGAAAATCTAGAGGAACTATCTGCTAAAGAGCTCCTTGATGTAGTGGGAAAGCTTGACGAGAAAGTGGAGGAATTCGATAGAAAGATTGAAGAAAGTACAGAAGGAAAGGAACGTAAACAACTTCGCTCAAAACGTAAAGGACCAAAGCAGTACCTCAAACAATACAAAGATTTTCTGGTACGCAAACAAAAATACCAAAACGACATGTCCATATTTGGAGAGCGAAACAGTTATTCCAAAACCGATCAGGATGCCACTTTTATGCGAATGAAAGATGATTACATGAAGAACGGCCAGCTTAAAGCAGGGTATAATGTGCAAATTGCGACAGAAGGACAATATACACTAGCTTTTGATGTATTCGCCAATCCAACAGATACACGCACCCTTATTCCTTTTCTGGATAAGATTGAGGAAGGTTTCTTCAAGCTGCCCCAGTACATAGTCGCTGATGCAGGGTATGGCAGTGAACAAAATTACGAAGATGTTATAAATCATCGGGAGTGCACACCACTAATTACATATAATATGTACCGTAAAGAGAAGAAAAAGAGGTATAAAAATAACGAGTTCAACTCTGCCAATTGGGAGTATGACGAGGAAACAGATTCTTTTTTATGCCCAAACGGGCAAAAGTTGACGTTCCGTTACCTATCGAATCGAAAAGATAAAGGCAGTTTTACACGCACATTTAAAGTCTACCAATGTGAGGACTGTTCAGACTGCCCATTCCGTTCCCAATGCACCAAGGCGAAAGAAGGCCATAACCGAAAAATACAATACAACGAAAAATGGGAACAACAAAAAGAATACATCAGACAGAAGCTTTCAGATGAGAAAACTGGCGAAATCTACGGCAAACGTAAGATTGATGTGGAACCAGTCTTCGGATTTTTGAAGGCTAATTTGGGTTTCACTCGTATGTCGGTAAGAGGCAAAGAGAAGGTAAAAAATGAATTAGGGTTTGCATTCATGGCGGTGAACTTGAGAAAGTACACCGCCAAGAACAGATAA